From a region of the Podospora pseudopauciseta strain CBS 411.78 chromosome 7 map unlocalized CBS411.78m_7, whole genome shotgun sequence genome:
- the bet5 gene encoding Trafficking protein particle complex subunit BET5 (COG:U; EggNog:ENOG503P30X), whose amino-acid sequence MVVYSFYIFDRHTECIYSKSWLPPPAASSTDILPPTHSHPQQPPQPPPQQPTSSILTQKQSSDNAKLIFGTVFSLRNMVRKLGGSDDAFISYRTAQYKLHYYETASNLRFVMLTDVATLSMRNVLHQIYINLWVEYVVKNPLSPVEHKGGEGVRNELFELGLDQFVRGLM is encoded by the coding sequence cGGAATGCATCTACTCCAAATCCTggctccccccccccgccgcctcctccaccgacatcctcccccctacccactcccacccccaacaaccaccacaaccaccaccacaacaacccacCTCCAGCATCCTCACCCAAAAACAATCCTCCGACAACGCCAAACTAATCTTTGGCACCGTCTTCTCCCTCCGAAACATGGTCCGCAAACTCGGCGGCTCCGACGACGCCTTCATCAGTTACCGAACCGCGCAGTACAAGCTCCATTACTACGAGACAGCCTCCAATCTGCGGTTCGTCATGCTGACTGACGTGGCGACGCTGAGCATGCGGAATGTGCTGCATCAAATATATATCAACCTGTGGGTGGAGTATGTGGTGAAGAACCCGCTCAGTCCGGTGGAACAcaaggggggtgagggggtgaggaatgAGCTTTTTGAGTTGGGGCTGGATCAGTTTGTTAGGGGGTTGATGTGA